One genomic segment of Actinoplanes ianthinogenes includes these proteins:
- a CDS encoding cupin domain-containing protein, whose product MDAPSASSAVAAATPASRMDLPLFREIPGHHAPTPFYLTDDMYGGLCLELAGGELSDKVGKPVADPHTHECPEIYLLLSPNPGGGVIEVVADGQHHTLTSPATFFIPAGTVHHFVTRKAEPGTYCLGLLLTGSTQR is encoded by the coding sequence ATGGACGCCCCTTCCGCAAGCTCCGCAGTCGCGGCCGCCACCCCGGCCTCCCGCATGGATCTTCCGCTGTTCCGTGAGATTCCCGGACATCACGCACCCACACCGTTCTACCTGACCGACGACATGTACGGCGGGCTGTGCCTGGAACTGGCCGGCGGCGAGCTCAGCGACAAGGTGGGAAAGCCGGTGGCCGATCCGCACACCCACGAGTGTCCCGAGATCTATCTGCTGCTGTCACCGAATCCGGGCGGTGGCGTGATCGAGGTGGTCGCCGACGGACAGCACCACACGCTGACCTCGCCGGCGACATTCTTCATCCCGGCCGGTACGGTGCACCACTTCGTCACCCGCAAGGCCGAACCGGGCACGTATTGTCTGGGCCTGCTGCTCACCGGG
- a CDS encoding class I SAM-dependent methyltransferase, which produces MTAATTPLSKEARYCADTFNGAVAAAALGAAWDIGLLDELADRDAVDVPEFTARTRTHPQAVDRILVALSSRRIVVVDAETNLARRGPGFDEAFRTRGFFYWLTRGCGELFTNLTTLVRTDEGSDRQMRRDSRAISVACRSIARNFFDPPLRDLLDGIDYTTVADLGCGSGDRIIMLAERQPAIRAIGVDIAPGALAVAGEAIRDANLTDRITLHRDDVLNMSPRPEYADAELVTCFLMGHDFWPRDNCVKTLQKLRETFPNARNLLLGDTCRSVGVEGPDLPMFTLGFETVHAIMDQYLPTLDEWYSVIDESGWRLADQRLIELPAFSFIFHLTPA; this is translated from the coding sequence ATGACCGCCGCGACAACCCCTCTGTCCAAGGAAGCGCGATACTGTGCGGACACCTTCAACGGTGCCGTGGCCGCAGCCGCTCTCGGCGCGGCCTGGGACATCGGCTTGTTGGACGAGCTCGCCGACCGGGACGCCGTCGACGTACCCGAATTCACCGCCCGCACCCGCACCCACCCGCAGGCGGTTGACCGGATCCTTGTCGCGCTGTCCAGCCGCAGGATCGTGGTCGTCGACGCCGAGACGAACCTGGCCCGGCGCGGACCGGGATTCGACGAGGCGTTCCGTACCCGGGGCTTCTTCTACTGGCTGACCAGGGGCTGTGGCGAGCTCTTCACCAATCTCACCACCCTGGTTCGCACCGATGAAGGCTCCGACCGCCAGATGCGCCGCGACTCGCGGGCGATCAGCGTGGCCTGCCGGAGCATCGCCCGCAATTTCTTCGACCCGCCGCTGCGGGATCTCCTCGACGGTATCGACTACACGACCGTCGCCGATCTCGGCTGTGGCAGCGGCGATCGGATCATCATGTTGGCCGAGCGGCAACCCGCGATCCGGGCCATCGGGGTCGATATCGCCCCGGGGGCGTTGGCGGTCGCGGGAGAGGCGATCCGGGATGCGAACCTGACGGACCGGATCACGCTGCACCGGGATGATGTGCTGAACATGTCGCCGAGGCCGGAGTACGCCGACGCCGAGCTGGTCACCTGTTTCCTCATGGGGCACGACTTCTGGCCACGGGACAACTGCGTGAAGACACTGCAGAAGCTCCGGGAGACCTTCCCCAACGCACGCAACCTCCTCCTCGGCGACACCTGCCGGTCCGTCGGCGTCGAAGGCCCGGACCTGCCCATGTTCACGCTCGGCTTCGAGACCGTGCACGCGATCATGGACCAGTACCTGCCCACGCTCGACGAGTGGTACTCGGTGATCGATGAGAGCGGCTGGCGTCTCGCTGATCAGCGGCTCATCGAACTTCCCGCGTTCAGCTTCATCTTCCACCTGACCCCGGCCTGA
- a CDS encoding L-tyrosine 3-hydroxylase translates to MDPTRIEDLRERLAHASPASIHNLRPDNAEDIDRLFWFRWITAHQTTFLLWQMLGAILRESEAERVDHEELATQARLLVCGYSLMLMYGSSAPRHIYGPVIRMPMARQHVNLTGAWARDYPAVRPLIRGKVTIGSGTVAEALRHECELNEQVHEGIADKVLSTGEVSLLQSPKPKGRQQIPRDTLMWLYDGIFLTNRTAAVSPLAVTSQLVRRLHAIFLDVTANGLYPSFAPSAHEEPPRLRTPEVMRRKAGLTDCVLEILSLVSAPATQAHPSRTVRTSSTM, encoded by the coding sequence GTGGACCCGACGCGGATCGAGGACCTGCGGGAACGGCTGGCGCACGCGTCACCCGCCTCGATCCACAACCTGCGTCCGGACAATGCCGAGGACATCGACCGTCTGTTCTGGTTCCGGTGGATCACCGCCCACCAGACCACCTTCCTGCTGTGGCAGATGCTCGGGGCCATCCTGCGGGAGAGTGAGGCGGAGCGGGTCGACCACGAGGAGCTCGCCACGCAGGCGCGATTGCTGGTGTGCGGCTATTCGCTGATGCTGATGTACGGAAGCTCCGCTCCCCGGCACATCTACGGACCGGTCATCCGGATGCCGATGGCCCGCCAGCACGTCAATCTCACCGGCGCCTGGGCCCGCGACTATCCAGCGGTCCGGCCGCTGATCCGGGGCAAGGTGACGATCGGCTCCGGCACCGTCGCGGAAGCCCTGCGCCACGAGTGCGAACTCAACGAGCAGGTTCACGAGGGGATCGCGGACAAGGTCCTGTCCACGGGAGAGGTGTCCTTGCTGCAGAGTCCCAAACCGAAGGGCCGGCAGCAGATCCCCCGGGACACCTTGATGTGGCTGTACGACGGCATCTTCCTGACCAACCGTACGGCGGCCGTCTCCCCGCTCGCTGTCACCAGCCAGCTGGTCCGCCGACTGCACGCCATCTTTCTCGACGTCACCGCGAACGGCCTGTACCCCTCCTTCGCGCCGAGCGCGCACGAGGAACCGCCCCGCCTGCGGACCCCGGAGGTGATGCGACGCAAGGCGGGACTGACGGACTGCGTCCTGGAGATCCTGAGCCTCGTGAGCGCGCCGGCTACCCAGGCCCACCCATCGAGAACGGTCCGGACCAGCTCCACGATGTGA
- a CDS encoding VOC family protein codes for MAPTTSDVAAPGKASARPVPLTGAIDHVGIQTMDLENAVLWYREFLGCTVSWEMSSGFSDLSRRRLPGLTRLVEVAVGDIRLHLFTRDRGTHGPPAGEVNQFQHLCIRVDTPEQLRLWRGRYRELYESGRFTFARAEPATEIDIDGQGMQSFYAYDVNGLELEFTYLPDTSEGTDAADASA; via the coding sequence TTGGCCCCAACCACATCTGACGTGGCCGCGCCGGGCAAGGCCTCGGCCCGCCCGGTTCCGCTGACCGGGGCGATCGACCACGTGGGCATCCAGACGATGGACCTGGAGAACGCCGTCCTCTGGTACCGGGAGTTTCTCGGCTGCACGGTCTCCTGGGAGATGAGCAGCGGCTTCTCCGACCTGAGTCGGCGGCGGCTCCCCGGCCTGACCCGCCTGGTCGAGGTGGCCGTGGGCGACATCCGCCTGCACCTGTTCACCCGCGACCGTGGTACGCACGGACCGCCGGCCGGCGAGGTGAACCAGTTCCAGCACCTGTGCATCCGGGTCGACACGCCGGAACAGCTGCGACTGTGGCGCGGCCGGTATCGGGAGCTGTACGAATCGGGCCGCTTCACCTTCGCTCGCGCCGAGCCGGCCACCGAGATCGACATCGACGGTCAGGGCATGCAGAGCTTCTACGCGTACGACGTGAACGGCCTGGAGCTCGAATTCACCTACCTTCCGGACACCTCCGAGGGAACGGATGCCGCCGATGCATCCGCTTGA
- a CDS encoding aspartyl/asparaginyl beta-hydroxylase domain-containing protein, with protein sequence MRTHYVADTPLDDVRLAKDLEHSDSLPWSEAHSDYLSRGAYKSCMLWTPGGADGDGVVTKYDHHQPGAFTEYGNQLPYLRELISTVVDLDRLNFVRLAKVQNSVALPHRDLLELSDIPDDTRNAHRAHIPLVTNENCLFSEGNTVYRMRRGEIWFLDASVIHSLAVLSTEARIHLMLDFVNAPSEKPLITIPGHSVDAGIPEDRIVKRPPVTDADRASLLRLADVMTMETVDEIFSIVIKKHYRYDGGDDFVWRTMLDIARACEDTEILPHIEELRRYFTIERSPYT encoded by the coding sequence ATGCGAACCCACTATGTAGCGGACACCCCACTCGATGACGTCCGCCTCGCCAAAGACCTCGAGCACAGCGATTCACTTCCGTGGTCCGAAGCGCACAGCGACTACCTTTCCCGCGGCGCCTACAAGAGCTGCATGCTCTGGACCCCGGGCGGAGCCGATGGCGACGGAGTGGTCACCAAATACGATCACCACCAGCCCGGCGCGTTCACGGAGTACGGCAACCAGCTTCCCTATCTCCGCGAGCTGATCAGCACGGTCGTCGATCTGGATCGGCTGAACTTCGTGCGGCTGGCGAAGGTACAGAACAGCGTGGCCTTGCCGCACCGGGACCTGCTCGAGCTCAGCGACATCCCGGACGACACCCGCAACGCCCACCGGGCGCACATCCCCCTCGTCACCAACGAGAACTGCTTGTTCAGCGAGGGCAACACCGTGTACCGGATGCGCCGGGGCGAGATCTGGTTCCTCGACGCCTCAGTGATCCACTCGCTGGCGGTGCTCTCCACCGAGGCGCGGATCCACCTCATGCTCGACTTCGTGAACGCGCCGTCCGAAAAGCCATTGATCACGATCCCTGGCCACAGCGTCGACGCCGGCATTCCGGAGGACCGGATAGTCAAACGACCACCGGTCACCGATGCCGACCGCGCCAGCCTATTGCGGCTCGCCGACGTCATGACAATGGAAACGGTCGACGAGATATTCAGCATCGTCATCAAAAAGCATTACCGGTACGACGGTGGCGACGACTTCGTGTGGCGAACGATGCTTGACATCGCGCGCGCTTGCGAGGACACCGAAATCCTCCCGCACATCGAGGAGCTGCGTCGCTACTTCACCATCGAACGGTCCCCCTACACATAA
- a CDS encoding LLM class flavin-dependent oxidoreductase gives MRFGIQIVPEDRWQTARVKWRRAEEMGFDHAWTYDHLNWRAFRAKDWFTFVPTLTAAAVETERIGLGVLVASPNLRHPVYLAKEVAAIEDISGGRLILGLGAGAEGFDATMTRRTAWSRRERTERFVEYVRLTDSLLRQPVTTFDGRYYVADEVHSYPLCQQRPRVPFAVAAGGARGMRLAAEYGSYWVTTGEPNRVESAPYEQALPVVRRQVEALEKACVEAGRDPATVARLLVCGPSVGGVLESPAAFSDAVGRFAEAGITDIVVHWPRPSEPYSGKVEILEKVAEDLDRHRNT, from the coding sequence ATGAGATTCGGCATCCAGATCGTCCCGGAGGACCGTTGGCAGACGGCGCGCGTGAAGTGGCGCCGGGCCGAGGAGATGGGATTCGATCACGCGTGGACCTATGACCACCTGAACTGGCGGGCGTTCCGCGCGAAGGACTGGTTCACCTTCGTCCCGACGCTGACCGCGGCGGCCGTGGAGACCGAACGGATCGGGCTGGGCGTCCTGGTCGCCTCGCCCAACCTGCGACATCCGGTGTACCTGGCCAAGGAAGTCGCCGCCATCGAGGACATCTCCGGCGGCCGCCTCATCCTCGGTCTCGGCGCCGGCGCCGAGGGCTTCGACGCCACCATGACCCGCCGGACCGCGTGGAGCCGGCGGGAGCGGACCGAGCGGTTCGTGGAATACGTACGGCTCACCGACTCGCTCCTGCGCCAGCCGGTCACTACCTTCGACGGCCGCTACTACGTCGCCGACGAGGTTCATTCGTACCCGCTGTGCCAGCAGCGGCCCCGCGTCCCGTTCGCCGTCGCCGCCGGCGGCGCCCGCGGCATGCGCTTGGCGGCCGAGTACGGCTCGTACTGGGTGACGACGGGCGAGCCCAACCGGGTCGAGAGCGCGCCGTACGAACAGGCGCTCCCCGTCGTCCGCCGGCAGGTGGAGGCGCTCGAGAAGGCCTGCGTGGAGGCCGGCCGTGACCCGGCCACGGTGGCCCGGTTGCTGGTCTGCGGCCCGTCCGTGGGCGGTGTCCTCGAGTCGCCGGCGGCGTTCTCCGATGCGGTGGGCCGATTCGCCGAAGCCGGCATCACGGATATCGTCGTGCATTGGCCTCGGCCCAGCGAACCCTATTCGGGAAAGGTGGAGATCTTGGAGAAAGTGGCCGAGGACCTGGATCGTCACCGGAACACGTGA